The Calditerrivibrio nitroreducens DSM 19672 genome window below encodes:
- the mnmH gene encoding tRNA 2-selenouridine(34) synthase MnmH, producing the protein MKDLINLAYLEKRRYQNIGLIDVRSENEFSIDHLPNAINIPLLNNEERAIIGTIYKQQGPKEARLKGVEIVSPKLIDFINKIKKVTENYKDTIIYCWRGGLRSEASVTFARLAGLTVSRLSGGYKIYRSRVNSFFENDIGKYTFITLYGPTGSGKTEILRYLNTQNYPVMDIEKHASHKGSIFGHIEEPGYDNVNQKNFESGLYYDLIKTDKSLYLAEGESKKIGKVVIPTKLFAKITDGFAVVCNPSMEFRINYTVKNYNPSNNLKEIRASLEKIKRYMEKGIYSDLILHLEKGNFDKFTEIILEKYYDPMYKHSYPKNIACEVRYNTIDEAVKKIKEFYDAVFTSDNFFIDFE; encoded by the coding sequence ATGAAAGACTTAATCAATTTAGCATATCTTGAAAAAAGAAGATATCAGAATATAGGTTTGATAGATGTAAGATCAGAAAATGAATTTTCTATTGACCACCTACCCAACGCCATCAATATCCCTTTATTAAATAATGAGGAAAGAGCCATAATAGGAACAATATACAAACAACAGGGCCCAAAGGAAGCAAGGCTAAAAGGTGTTGAGATTGTCTCCCCAAAACTAATAGACTTTATAAATAAAATCAAAAAGGTAACAGAAAATTACAAAGACACCATTATATATTGCTGGCGGGGTGGTTTAAGAAGTGAAGCATCTGTTACTTTTGCAAGATTGGCGGGACTTACCGTTTCACGACTATCAGGTGGATATAAAATATACAGAAGTAGGGTAAACAGTTTTTTTGAAAACGATATTGGAAAATACACTTTTATAACCCTTTACGGTCCCACTGGAAGCGGAAAAACTGAAATATTGAGATATTTAAATACCCAAAACTATCCGGTGATGGATATAGAAAAACACGCCTCCCACAAAGGTTCTATATTTGGGCATATTGAGGAACCCGGATACGACAATGTAAATCAGAAAAATTTTGAAAGTGGACTTTACTATGACCTCATCAAAACCGATAAATCTCTCTATTTAGCAGAGGGGGAAAGTAAAAAAATTGGCAAAGTAGTCATCCCCACCAAACTTTTTGCAAAAATTACAGATGGCTTTGCAGTTGTATGCAATCCTTCTATGGAATTCAGGATCAATTACACCGTAAAAAACTACAACCCATCCAACAATCTTAAAGAGATAAGAGCCTCTCTGGAAAAGATAAAAAGATATATGGAAAAAGGGATCTACAGCGATCTCATTTTGCACCTCGAAAAAGGCAACTTTGATAAATTTACCGAAATTATCCTTGAAAAATACTACGACCCAATGTATAAGCACTCTTACCCTAAAAATATAGCCTGTGAGGTAAGATATAATACAATTGATGAAGCCGTAAAAAAAATTAAGGAGTTTTACGATGCAGTTTTTACCAGTGATAATTTTTTTATTGATTTTGAATAG
- a CDS encoding alkaline phosphatase family protein, which produces MERVLLFILSLFFFYQLSYAENGSVVVISIDALHPDAIVKIKPKNIGKLIDIGVSNFNGKSVKPPKTLISHTAMVTGKTPIDSGYNSNVWKSGDPTVSGETVFHDAKSAGLKTYYIYSKQKLGFLNNSAIDKSIFGKDDSISIAEKIILNEKKPYFMFLHISGLDEVGPQYGWLSDEYLEEFKFIDNELQKIIDHFIHSKNGTIIITSDHAGHEKEHGTDHPEDYKLPLIIFSKTTNFDDIKTSSYSSYQLRSLVNRVFKKK; this is translated from the coding sequence ATGGAAAGAGTTTTATTGTTTATTCTATCTCTATTCTTTTTTTACCAACTATCTTATGCCGAAAATGGATCTGTCGTAGTTATCTCAATAGATGCCCTCCATCCAGATGCAATCGTTAAGATTAAACCTAAAAATATAGGCAAGCTAATCGATATCGGCGTTTCTAACTTTAACGGTAAAAGCGTAAAACCTCCCAAGACTTTAATATCGCATACAGCAATGGTGACAGGTAAGACACCTATTGATAGCGGTTATAATTCAAACGTGTGGAAATCAGGAGACCCCACAGTATCTGGTGAAACAGTATTCCACGACGCCAAATCAGCAGGGCTAAAAACATACTATATTTATTCTAAACAAAAGCTTGGCTTTTTAAATAATAGTGCCATTGACAAGTCAATCTTTGGTAAGGATGATTCCATAAGTATAGCCGAAAAGATTATTTTAAATGAAAAGAAACCCTACTTTATGTTTCTACATATCAGTGGACTCGATGAAGTGGGTCCACAGTATGGTTGGCTTTCCGATGAATACTTAGAAGAATTTAAATTTATTGATAATGAACTACAAAAAATCATAGATCATTTCATCCATTCAAAAAATGGGACTATAATCATAACGAGCGATCATGCTGGGCATGAAAAAGAACATGGAACCGATCACCCAGAGGATTACAAGCTTCCGTTGATTATATTTTCAAAAACGACAAATTTTGACGATATTAAAACAAGCTCCTATAGCTCATACCAACTGAGATCTTTGGTAAACAGGGTATTTAAGAAAAAATGA
- a CDS encoding septal ring lytic transglycosylase RlpA family protein has product MQFLPVIIFLLILNSSLHAKITLIDDNISDEKPALQNLKDVSSDINSEKENKIVYGKPYTVFGVTYYPMDYIHKYEEEGIASWYGADFHGKTTSSKEVYNMYDMTAAHKTLPLGSTVLVKSLENDREVVVRINDRGPFVKDRIIDLSYKAAKELGIDQKGTARVRVTLLSESPNQFVLNGKPVDINRGNFSIQIGAFQDKRNATALKDKFLNADIVEAMINGKKFYRVRLIGFETRIGAELKLITLEKQFPGAFIVAD; this is encoded by the coding sequence ATGCAGTTTTTACCAGTGATAATTTTTTTATTGATTTTGAATAGTTCCCTCCATGCTAAAATTACTTTAATTGATGATAACATCTCCGATGAAAAACCTGCTTTGCAGAATTTAAAAGATGTTAGCTCAGATATCAATTCAGAAAAAGAAAATAAAATTGTTTACGGTAAACCTTATACCGTTTTTGGGGTAACATACTATCCAATGGATTATATACACAAATACGAAGAGGAAGGGATCGCATCATGGTATGGAGCCGATTTCCATGGTAAAACCACATCAAGCAAAGAAGTGTATAATATGTATGATATGACCGCCGCCCATAAAACATTGCCATTAGGCAGCACGGTGCTTGTAAAATCACTCGAAAATGATAGAGAAGTGGTGGTGAGGATCAACGACAGAGGCCCTTTTGTAAAGGATAGAATCATAGATCTATCCTACAAAGCCGCAAAGGAGCTGGGAATCGATCAAAAAGGGACTGCCAGAGTTAGAGTTACACTTCTATCCGAATCCCCAAATCAGTTTGTTTTAAATGGTAAGCCTGTTGACATAAACAGAGGAAATTTTTCAATCCAGATAGGCGCTTTTCAGGATAAAAGGAATGCCACCGCCTTAAAAGATAAATTTTTAAATGCCGATATTGTGGAAGCGATGATAAACGGTAAAAAGTTTTATAGAGTAAGACTGATCGGTTTTGAAACCAGAATCGGTGCCGAGTTAAAGCTTATAACTCTTGAGAAGCAATTTCCAGGTGCATTTATAGTAGCTGACTAA
- a CDS encoding rhodanese-like domain-containing protein, producing the protein MKKILLALVVSSIFFAGCAAEKSKTVEVAKPEVKQVVIDQIKPGKDEGEIDKAFFVNEIVAKKPANVQIIDVRTPFEYAAGHFEGAQHIYINDIYKEKGCESVLSRIPKDKFVVFVCATGARAGEMWSGLKEDCKADMSKMYYLNANVLYQGIGKAQVK; encoded by the coding sequence ATGAAAAAGATTTTATTGGCATTGGTTGTATCATCAATATTTTTTGCTGGATGTGCAGCTGAAAAAAGCAAAACAGTAGAAGTGGCAAAGCCAGAAGTAAAGCAGGTGGTCATCGATCAGATCAAGCCTGGTAAAGATGAGGGTGAAATAGATAAGGCTTTTTTTGTAAACGAGATAGTTGCAAAAAAACCTGCGAATGTCCAGATAATTGATGTGAGAACTCCTTTTGAGTATGCTGCTGGTCATTTTGAAGGTGCACAGCACATTTATATTAATGATATATACAAAGAAAAAGGTTGTGAATCTGTGCTTTCAAGGATACCAAAAGATAAGTTTGTAGTATTTGTATGTGCTACCGGTGCCAGAGCTGGAGAGATGTGGTCAGGATTAAAAGAGGATTGCAAAGCAGATATGAGCAAGATGTATTATCTAAATGCTAATGTTTTATATCAAGGCATTGGCAAGGCACAGGTAAAATAA
- a CDS encoding prephenate dehydrogenase, producing MKNNLKIGIIGLGLIGGSLAKAFKEKGHIIFCLDSNFDTIKRAKDTSIFKNCFETLDDLLEESLDLLYISTPVSATKEILLHLAEVECKVPITDASSTKSSIEKLASDFDLVFCGGHPIAGREKSGFEHSDPAIFQGAAHILTNEAAPHFELLKELHTSIGMKVYFMKPEFHDFIFALISHFPHLAAFSLVELVQHIEPEAFNFTGGGFKDFTRIAGSDPTMWSSIFADNHENIIHLIDKYIEILSEWKRLIESNDRINIYNKIKDASNIRRGL from the coding sequence ATGAAAAATAATCTAAAAATCGGTATTATTGGCCTGGGGCTTATCGGTGGATCCCTCGCTAAAGCTTTTAAAGAAAAGGGGCACATCATTTTTTGTCTTGATTCAAACTTTGATACAATAAAAAGAGCAAAAGATACATCGATATTTAAAAACTGTTTTGAAACGCTGGATGACCTTCTGGAGGAAAGTTTGGATCTTTTGTATATATCTACACCGGTAAGTGCCACAAAGGAGATCCTTCTGCATCTTGCCGAGGTGGAATGTAAAGTACCTATAACAGATGCTTCAAGTACAAAATCGAGTATCGAAAAACTTGCTTCAGATTTTGACCTTGTATTTTGCGGGGGTCATCCCATCGCCGGAAGGGAAAAATCTGGTTTTGAACATTCCGATCCAGCTATATTTCAGGGTGCCGCCCATATCCTTACTAATGAAGCTGCTCCCCACTTTGAATTGTTGAAAGAGTTGCATACCTCCATTGGGATGAAAGTTTATTTCATGAAACCTGAATTCCATGATTTTATATTTGCCCTCATCAGTCATTTCCCACATCTGGCTGCTTTTTCCCTGGTGGAATTGGTACAGCATATAGAGCCAGAAGCATTTAATTTTACCGGTGGAGGCTTTAAAGATTTTACAAGGATTGCGGGTAGCGATCCCACAATGTGGTCAAGTATCTTTGCTGATAATCATGAAAATATCATACATCTCATAGATAAATATATAGAGATTTTATCAGAATGGAAAAGATTGATAGAGTCAAATGACAGGATAAACATATACAATAAAATAAAAGATGCCAGCAATATCCGAAGGGGGTTATGA
- a CDS encoding ArsR/SmtB family transcription factor produces MDLELVDISEEQIEVLSKVFKGISDPTRLKILKILWDSPKYSYEIESMFDCERSNISKHLRVMLKLGILNVKREGNKSLYSVRMSCIPRVIGCLIPYINDPKYPEIDKN; encoded by the coding sequence ATGGATTTAGAGCTTGTAGATATCTCAGAAGAACAAATTGAAGTTCTAAGTAAAGTTTTTAAGGGGATTTCTGACCCCACAAGGCTAAAAATTTTGAAGATATTGTGGGACTCCCCAAAGTATTCTTATGAAATTGAGTCTATGTTTGATTGCGAAAGAAGCAATATCTCAAAACATCTTAGAGTTATGCTAAAACTTGGGATTTTGAATGTTAAGCGGGAGGGGAATAAATCTCTGTATAGTGTAAGAATGTCTTGTATACCAAGAGTGATCGGATGTCTTATCCCTTATATTAATGACCCAAAGTATCCTGAAATAGACAAAAATTAA
- the gatA gene encoding Asp-tRNA(Asn)/Glu-tRNA(Gln) amidotransferase subunit GatA → MDLLNSSLKTHVELLKNKKISSKEMVDFYLGRIKKYDNVINSFITLNPEAQKEAEAYDSGAYSDKPFAGIPIAVKDNMVTKGLLTTCGSNILNNFIPPYDATVIKELKDAGFIILGKLNMDEFAMGSSCETSFYKKTVNPYDINRVPGGSSGGSAASVAARLVPASLGSDTGGSIRQPAALCNIVGFKPTYGRVSRFGLVAFASSLDQIGPMTKTVEDAALLLEVIGKYDKRDSTSFNTDSFKYTDPYRDSIKGVKIGLPKEYFGEGLSPEVAKATEDAIEFFKRNGAEIIDISMPHTDYAVSVYYILATAEASSNLARFDGVKYGFRERCEDLNDMYTLTRSRGFGTEVKRRIMLGTYVLSSGYYDAYYLKAQKVRTLIKKDFIEAFNKVDFILTPTSPTTAFRLGEKASNPLEMYLSDIYTISLNLFGGCGLSIPGGFDANGLPIGVQLLGNYFDEDRLLSLASFFERATEYYKKLPENFK, encoded by the coding sequence ATGGATCTTTTAAATTCTTCATTGAAAACTCATGTTGAACTATTAAAAAATAAAAAGATTTCCAGCAAAGAGATGGTGGATTTCTATCTTGGTAGAATTAAAAAATATGATAATGTTATAAATTCTTTTATCACGTTAAATCCTGAAGCCCAAAAAGAGGCAGAAGCGTATGATAGTGGTGCATACAGTGACAAACCTTTTGCAGGTATCCCTATTGCTGTAAAAGACAATATGGTTACCAAAGGGCTGCTTACCACCTGTGGTTCAAACATTTTGAATAATTTTATCCCACCTTATGATGCAACAGTTATAAAAGAGCTGAAGGATGCAGGTTTTATAATTCTTGGCAAGCTCAATATGGATGAGTTTGCAATGGGGTCTTCCTGTGAGACATCTTTTTATAAAAAGACTGTAAACCCTTACGATATAAATAGGGTTCCGGGGGGTTCCAGTGGTGGGTCTGCGGCATCTGTGGCGGCAAGACTTGTTCCTGCTTCCCTTGGTAGCGATACCGGAGGCTCCATCAGACAGCCGGCTGCTCTATGCAATATTGTAGGGTTTAAGCCCACTTACGGTAGGGTTTCCAGATTTGGATTGGTTGCTTTTGCTTCAAGTCTTGATCAGATAGGCCCTATGACAAAAACGGTGGAAGATGCTGCCTTACTACTGGAAGTGATAGGTAAGTATGATAAAAGGGATTCCACATCGTTTAATACAGATAGTTTTAAATACACCGATCCTTATAGAGATTCAATAAAAGGTGTAAAAATAGGTCTACCAAAAGAGTATTTTGGGGAAGGGCTTTCTCCTGAGGTGGCTAAGGCCACAGAAGATGCGATAGAATTTTTTAAAAGAAATGGAGCAGAGATAATTGATATAAGTATGCCCCACACAGATTATGCCGTTTCTGTATATTATATTCTTGCCACAGCAGAGGCTTCCAGCAATCTTGCCAGATTTGATGGGGTAAAATATGGTTTCAGGGAAAGGTGTGAAGATCTAAACGACATGTATACCCTTACCCGCTCCAGAGGTTTTGGTACCGAGGTGAAGAGGAGGATAATGCTCGGGACTTACGTTTTAAGCTCTGGATATTATGATGCTTACTATCTCAAAGCTCAAAAAGTTAGAACACTGATAAAAAAAGATTTTATTGAAGCCTTCAATAAGGTGGACTTTATCCTTACCCCCACATCCCCCACCACTGCATTCAGGCTTGGGGAGAAGGCAAGCAACCCTCTTGAAATGTATTTAAGTGATATATACACTATTTCTTTAAATCTTTTCGGTGGTTGTGGTTTGTCTATCCCGGGTGGTTTTGATGCAAATGGACTTCCGATAGGTGTCCAACTTCTTGGGAACTATTTTGACGAGGATAGATTGTTATCTCTGGCATCCTTTTTTGAGAGGGCTACTGAATACTATAAAAAACTACCAGAAAATTTTAAATAA
- the gatC gene encoding Asp-tRNA(Asn)/Glu-tRNA(Gln) amidotransferase subunit GatC, producing the protein MNGIITEDNVKHIAKLSKLTFEDKEIGRFVNELNSILDYINKLNELDTSDVEPTSHALDLTNVTRPDIPERVITREEALQNAPDEGYNHFKVPRIIE; encoded by the coding sequence GTGAACGGAATCATCACAGAAGATAATGTAAAACATATCGCAAAGCTATCTAAACTTACTTTTGAAGATAAAGAGATCGGTAGATTTGTGAATGAGTTAAACAGTATTTTAGACTACATAAATAAATTGAATGAACTGGATACATCTGATGTTGAGCCAACTTCCCATGCTCTTGATCTTACAAATGTCACCCGCCCAGATATCCCTGAAAGAGTAATTACGAGGGAAGAGGCTCTTCAGAATGCTCCGGATGAGGGGTATAACCATTTTAAAGTCCCAAGAATAATCGAATAG
- a CDS encoding rhodanese-like domain-containing protein: protein MMKKLLLFLATLFFALPLFAEGPSIALPPAQVILNECAANNLTPIDFNYAKSKLQEAIEGSKKIVFVDARPARNYDMGHIPTAINIYDAKFERLFPEFQKLGYPMDVEIIAGVGRPCPMSLNDLKQFKAKGYTNLKAFVKGPVWVDGAFYQEVTEKGAKKYLSDGAVLVKVSDVDKFLSEGVDKAKNIIVTGSNNPKENYAAAEKIFNAGYKMTFVYNGNL from the coding sequence ATGATGAAAAAGCTTCTTTTATTTTTAGCAACACTATTTTTTGCACTACCGCTATTTGCGGAAGGTCCATCGATTGCACTGCCACCAGCTCAGGTTATTTTGAATGAGTGTGCAGCAAACAATCTTACTCCTATCGATTTTAATTATGCCAAATCTAAGCTGCAGGAAGCGATTGAAGGAAGTAAAAAAATAGTATTTGTGGACGCCAGACCTGCAAGAAATTATGACATGGGGCATATACCGACAGCCATTAATATTTACGATGCCAAATTTGAGAGGCTTTTCCCAGAGTTTCAGAAGCTTGGTTATCCGATGGATGTTGAGATTATTGCGGGAGTAGGTAGACCATGTCCTATGAGTTTAAACGATTTGAAACAGTTTAAAGCAAAAGGTTATACTAACCTTAAGGCATTTGTAAAAGGGCCAGTTTGGGTTGATGGTGCTTTTTACCAGGAGGTTACAGAAAAGGGTGCTAAAAAATATCTCAGTGATGGGGCAGTACTTGTAAAGGTATCGGATGTTGATAAATTTTTATCTGAAGGGGTGGATAAGGCTAAAAATATTATTGTTACTGGGTCTAATAATCCAAAAGAGAATTATGCTGCTGCTGAAAAGATCTTTAATGCTGGCTATAAGATGACATTTGTATATAATGGTAATCTATAA
- the pheA gene encoding prephenate dehydratase translates to MDRLNELRQQIDEIDNTILDLLNRRARLVIEIGHIKKSQNAPLYVPSREKAIYERLKALNPGPFPNDALRNVFREIISASLSLEEVQKVAYLGPQGTFTHLAAIKHFGLSVKPIPCRSIPEVFEDVEKKRCDYGVVPIENSLEGVVNHTLDMFSQSNLKICGEIFLEVSHHLMNKTGKIEDVKRVYSHPHAIAQCRKWITENIPNVPIVEVESTAKAAEIASTDETIAAISSEMAELQYNLKIIYKNIEDMSNNFTRFLVIGNFEPEPTGNDKTSILFSVTHRSGSLFHALKAFAEEEINMTKIESRPSKLKAWEYIFYVDIDGHSKTEKIKKALEKFSENVSFMKILGSYPKGVK, encoded by the coding sequence ATGGATAGATTGAATGAATTAAGGCAACAGATAGATGAGATAGATAATACTATTCTGGATCTTTTGAATAGAAGAGCAAGGCTTGTCATAGAGATTGGCCATATAAAGAAATCCCAAAATGCACCGTTGTATGTTCCATCAAGGGAAAAAGCTATATATGAGCGACTAAAGGCACTTAATCCGGGACCATTTCCCAACGATGCTCTGAGGAATGTTTTCCGGGAGATTATATCCGCCTCTCTCTCTTTAGAGGAGGTGCAAAAGGTGGCATATCTTGGTCCACAGGGGACATTCACCCATCTTGCGGCCATAAAACATTTTGGTCTTTCTGTTAAACCTATTCCATGCAGGAGTATTCCGGAGGTCTTTGAAGATGTGGAGAAGAAAAGGTGCGATTATGGGGTTGTGCCAATAGAAAATTCTCTTGAAGGTGTTGTAAACCATACGCTTGATATGTTTAGCCAGTCAAACCTCAAGATTTGTGGGGAGATTTTTTTAGAGGTTTCCCATCATCTTATGAATAAAACAGGTAAAATAGAGGATGTAAAAAGGGTGTATTCCCATCCACATGCCATTGCCCAATGTAGAAAATGGATAACTGAAAATATCCCAAATGTGCCGATTGTGGAGGTTGAGTCCACGGCAAAGGCTGCTGAGATAGCATCAACGGATGAAACCATTGCTGCAATATCGTCAGAAATGGCAGAATTGCAGTATAATTTAAAGATAATTTACAAAAATATTGAAGATATGTCCAACAATTTCACAAGATTTCTTGTGATTGGTAATTTCGAACCGGAACCTACCGGTAATGATAAAACATCCATACTTTTTAGCGTGACCCACAGGTCTGGATCCCTTTTTCATGCACTAAAGGCTTTTGCCGAGGAAGAGATCAATATGACCAAGATCGAATCCCGCCCTTCAAAGCTTAAAGCCTGGGAGTATATCTTTTATGTGGATATCGATGGACATTCTAAAACAGAGAAGATAAAAAAAGCACTTGAAAAATTTTCAGAAAATGTATCTTTTATGAAGATACTGGGTTCTTATCCAAAGGGGGTAAAATGA
- the hisC gene encoding histidinol-phosphate transaminase: MIDYKKLAGEKISSLIPYQPGKPIKELERELGVKEAIKLASNENPLGVSKKVIQAVTEALHEMNRYPLGDAFYLRQELSRFLDVPPHQIIFGTGSNEIIELAIRTFVKEGEHVLSYAPSFSVYGIIAQAAGSFCKWVPTKDRFKVDFNKLKEAVENSTRIVFLANPNNPTGVYFSEEELVDFLNYIPKETIVILDEAYVEYVDAPDFPDSLKLLKKYPNLIIMRTFSKAYGLAGFRIGYAIGHPDAIDMLNRVRQPFNVNMVAQIAAIAALEDREFVRNSIKINREGKAYLYKQFKELGLDYIETQANFILVNVGDGKDVFDRLLKEGVIVRFLGPTLKEYIRVSIGTPQENEVFITKLKKILNKG; the protein is encoded by the coding sequence ATGATAGATTATAAAAAATTAGCAGGAGAAAAGATAAGCTCACTTATACCATATCAGCCGGGTAAACCGATAAAAGAGCTGGAAAGGGAACTTGGGGTAAAGGAGGCGATTAAGCTTGCCTCAAATGAAAATCCATTAGGTGTTTCGAAAAAAGTTATACAGGCTGTAACTGAGGCTTTGCATGAGATGAATAGGTATCCTTTAGGTGATGCATTTTACCTGAGGCAGGAATTGAGTAGATTCCTGGATGTACCGCCACATCAGATAATTTTTGGAACAGGTTCAAATGAAATAATCGAGCTTGCCATCCGTACCTTTGTGAAAGAGGGGGAACATGTCCTATCGTACGCTCCATCTTTTTCTGTTTATGGTATCATTGCTCAGGCTGCTGGTAGTTTTTGTAAATGGGTACCGACGAAGGATCGGTTTAAGGTGGATTTTAATAAACTGAAAGAAGCTGTGGAAAATAGTACAAGGATAGTTTTTCTGGCTAATCCCAATAATCCCACAGGGGTCTATTTTTCAGAAGAGGAACTGGTGGATTTTTTAAATTATATACCTAAGGAAACAATTGTTATCCTTGATGAAGCTTATGTAGAATATGTTGATGCACCAGATTTTCCAGATTCTTTGAAACTGCTTAAAAAATATCCAAATCTCATTATCATGAGGACTTTTTCAAAGGCATATGGATTGGCAGGTTTTAGAATTGGGTATGCCATAGGCCATCCGGACGCAATAGATATGCTCAATAGGGTAAGACAACCATTTAATGTTAATATGGTTGCTCAGATTGCTGCAATAGCTGCCCTTGAGGACAGGGAGTTTGTGAGAAATTCGATTAAGATAAATAGAGAAGGTAAAGCATATCTCTACAAACAATTTAAAGAACTTGGACTTGATTATATAGAGACTCAGGCAAATTTTATCTTAGTTAACGTGGGAGATGGTAAAGATGTATTCGATAGGCTTTTAAAGGAAGGGGTAATAGTAAGGTTTTTGGGTCCGACTCTTAAAGAGTATATCAGGGTTTCAATTGGGACTCCGCAGGAAAATGAAGTTTTTATAACTAAGCTCAAAAAAATATTAAACAAAGGTTAA
- the aroF gene encoding 3-deoxy-7-phosphoheptulonate synthase — MIIVLKPDAGEIEIQHIVDRLEQYGFKTYLSKAAERTIIGAIGDERALRDKPLSTLPGVEKVVPILKPFKLVSKDFKKESTVLDIKGIKIGGKHIAVMAGPCSVEGRDMLFYIAERVYRAGARILRGGAFKPRTSPYAFQGLGEEGLKYLREAADSFGMLVVTELMDPRDIDLILKYTDIVQIGARNMQNFRLLKEVGKAKVPVLLKRGLSATIKEFLMAAEYIASEGNNDIILCERGIRSFDTETRNILDLSAIPVIKSMSHLPVIADPSHGTGRADCILPMAQAAIAAGADGLIVEVHHCPEEALSDGDQSILPDDFDLLMKRVKIIAATLERHIEE; from the coding sequence ATGATAATAGTTTTAAAACCTGATGCAGGTGAAATAGAGATACAACACATAGTTGATAGATTGGAACAGTATGGTTTTAAGACATACCTTTCAAAAGCTGCAGAAAGAACAATTATCGGTGCAATAGGTGATGAAAGGGCATTGAGGGATAAGCCCCTTTCGACACTGCCCGGTGTGGAAAAGGTAGTTCCGATATTAAAACCTTTTAAGCTGGTCAGTAAAGATTTCAAGAAAGAGTCTACGGTACTTGATATTAAGGGTATAAAGATAGGTGGGAAACATATAGCTGTTATGGCCGGTCCCTGCTCTGTTGAAGGTAGAGATATGCTTTTTTATATTGCCGAAAGGGTTTACAGGGCAGGTGCCAGAATTTTAAGAGGTGGTGCTTTTAAACCCAGAACGTCACCCTACGCTTTTCAAGGGTTGGGTGAAGAAGGGCTGAAGTATCTTAGGGAGGCTGCGGACAGCTTCGGTATGCTTGTGGTGACTGAATTGATGGATCCAAGGGATATCGATCTTATTCTAAAATATACCGATATCGTTCAGATTGGTGCCAGAAATATGCAGAATTTCAGGCTATTAAAAGAGGTGGGGAAGGCGAAGGTGCCAGTTTTACTTAAAAGGGGCTTATCCGCCACTATTAAAGAATTTTTAATGGCTGCGGAGTATATAGCATCAGAAGGGAATAATGATATTATCCTCTGCGAAAGGGGGATAAGGAGCTTTGACACAGAGACCAGAAATATACTGGATCTTTCTGCCATACCTGTTATAAAAAGTATGTCACATCTCCCTGTGATTGCCGATCCAAGTCATGGTACCGGTAGGGCGGATTGCATTTTGCCTATGGCTCAGGCGGCCATTGCAGCTGGAGCAGATGGTTTAATTGTGGAGGTACATCATTGTCCCGAGGAGGCTTTAAGCGACGGGGATCAATCTATACTACCAGATGATTTCGACCTATTAATGAAAAGGGTAAAAATCATCGCAGCCACATTGGAAAGACATATAGAAGAATGA